GTCGATGCCGGCCGCAGCCGATCGATCGGCGGCACGGGGCTCGGCCTCGCCATCGTCAAGCATATCGCCGAACGCCATCGCGCGACGCTCGACATCGCGTCCAAGGTGGGTATCGGGACGACCGTGACTGTCACATTTCCGGTCATGTCGTCCGAGAACCTGTCATGATATTGCAACATCAAACCACCATAGGCCGCGCCTAGACGGTGCCGGCCTTCCGGGACCGAAAGGAATGGAAGATGGCAACGGGTCACACCGTCAAGGCATTCGACGAGGATCTGGGCCAGCTCCGCGCCCTCATTTCGGAAATGGGCGGACGCGCCGAGGCGGCGATCACCGGCGCGCTGGAGGCGCTGGTCAATCGCGACCTCGAGACCGCCGCGCAGATCGTTCAAAACGACAAGAAGATCGACGAGCTCGAAGCCGAGATCGAGCGCCAGGTGGTCCGCCTGATCGCGCTGCGCGCGCCGCTGGCCGACGATCTGCGCGAGGTGCTGGCCGCGCTGAAGATCGCGGGCGTGGTCGAGCGCATGGGCGACTATGCCAAGAACATCGCCAAGCGCGTTGCCCTGCTCCAGGAGACGCGCGGCATCGAGGCGCTGGCCGTGCTGCCCGCGATGGGCAAGGTCGCGGCCGAGATGGTCCGCAACGTGCTCGACGCCTTCGTCCTGCGCGATGCCGAGGCCGCTGTGGCGGTGACAGCGCGCGACAAGGCAGTGGACGATTTCTACAACAGCCTGTTCCGCACGCTGCTGACTTACATGATGGAAAATCCGCACAATATCACGGCGTCGACGCATCTGCTGTTCATCGCCAAGAATATCGAACGGATCGGCGACCATGCGACCAACGTGGCCGAAATGGTCTATTTCGCCGCGACCGGCAGGCAGATGGCCGAACGGGCCAAGGGCGAGGACCCCCTCGCAGGAGATAGTTGATGGCGCGCGCCCGGGTGCTTCTGGTCGAGGACGATGCGGCACTTGCCGAACTGGTCAGCTGGCATCTCGAGCGCGAGGATTTCGAGGTCGAGCGTACCGGCGACGGCGAGGAAGCAATCCTGCTGGCGCGCGAGACGCCGCCCGATCTGGTCCTTCTCGACTGGATGATAGAGGGCGTCTCGGGGATCGAGGTCTGCCGGCGCCTCCGTCGCCTGCCCGACACCGCCAATGTCCCGATCATCATGCTCACCGCGCGCGGCGAGGAGGAGGATCGGGTACGAGGCCTGGAGACGGGCGCCGACGACTATGTCACAAAGCCCTTCTCCCCGCGCGAACTGGTTGCCCGGGTCGGCGCCGTGCTGCGCCGGGTGCGCCCGGCGCTGGCCGGCGAGCGGCTCTATTATGCCGATATCGAGATGGACACGGCCAGCCACCGGGTACGCCGCAACGGATCGCCGATCGCGCTGGGCCCCACCGAGTTCCGCCTTCTCAAGCATTTCCTGGAGCATCCCGGCCGCGTCTTCTCGCGCGAGCGGCTGCTCGATTCGGTCTGGGGCCGCGACAGCGACATCGAGCCGCGCACCGTCGATGTCCATATCCGCCGGCTGCGCAAGGCGATCAACGTCGCCGATGCGCCGGACGTGATCCGCACCGTCCGGTCTGCCGGATATGCGCTCGACAGCGAGGGCATGCTCTGACGCACCCGATCGGCAAGGCTGTATTGTTATTATAATACAGTAGTGCTATTCTTCCCGCTGAAACCGGGAGAGAGCCCCATGTACAGCGAGAGCGATATTGATGGCGCGGTCGAGGCCGGCGCGCTGAGCCGCGAAGCAGCGACGGCGCTAAGGGCCCATGTCGCGGGGCAACGCGCCATGCCCGCCGTCGATGAGGAGAGCTTCCGGCTGCTGACCGGCTTCAACGATATCTTCGTATCGATCGCCGCCGTGCTGATGCTGGTGGCGACGGGCTGGATCGGCAACATGATCCGATTGCTCGCCCCCGAACATGGACCTTCTCCCTTCATCGGTTTCGCGGTGGCCGCCACCGCCTGGGGGCTGGCCGAATATTTCACCCGCGAGCGGCGCATGGCGCTGCCCAGCATCATCCTGCTGCTGGCCTATGCGGGCGGGCTGTTCCTGGGTTTCGCCGTGCTGATCGGTGTCACCTTCGGCCTCGAGCATGACCATGAGCAGAATGAGCGTGTGCTGGCGATGATCGTCGCCGCCGCTGCCGCGCTCACCGCGGGCGGCGTGTGGCTGCACTGGCGCCGCTTCATGGTGCCGATCACCGTGGCGGCCGGCGCCGCGACCCTGGCCGGCGTGCTGATGGCGCTGGTCGTGGCGGCGGTACCGACCATCGGCGGCCATATCCTGAAGCTGCTGCTGGTGGCGGGGCTCGGCGTCTTTTCGCTCGCCATGTGGTGGGACATGAGCGACCGCACCCGCACCACGCGGCGTTCCGACGTGGCCTTCTGGCTGCATCTGCTGGCGGCGCCGATGATCGTCCATCCGATCTTCGCGATGATGGGTATGCTCGAAGGCACCGCCGCGCCCGCGCAGGCTTCCTTCGTGATCCTGATCTATATCGCGCTCGGCTTCGTCGCCCTGGCGATCGACCGGCGCGCGCTGATGGTCTCGGCGCTGGT
The sequence above is drawn from the Rhizorhabdus dicambivorans genome and encodes:
- the phoU gene encoding phosphate signaling complex protein PhoU, which codes for MATGHTVKAFDEDLGQLRALISEMGGRAEAAITGALEALVNRDLETAAQIVQNDKKIDELEAEIERQVVRLIALRAPLADDLREVLAALKIAGVVERMGDYAKNIAKRVALLQETRGIEALAVLPAMGKVAAEMVRNVLDAFVLRDAEAAVAVTARDKAVDDFYNSLFRTLLTYMMENPHNITASTHLLFIAKNIERIGDHATNVAEMVYFAATGRQMAERAKGEDPLAGDS
- the phoB gene encoding phosphate regulon transcriptional regulator PhoB, translated to MARARVLLVEDDAALAELVSWHLEREDFEVERTGDGEEAILLARETPPDLVLLDWMIEGVSGIEVCRRLRRLPDTANVPIIMLTARGEEEDRVRGLETGADDYVTKPFSPRELVARVGAVLRRVRPALAGERLYYADIEMDTASHRVRRNGSPIALGPTEFRLLKHFLEHPGRVFSRERLLDSVWGRDSDIEPRTVDVHIRRLRKAINVADAPDVIRTVRSAGYALDSEGML